A DNA window from Bacteroides cellulosilyticus contains the following coding sequences:
- a CDS encoding SusC/RagA family TonB-linked outer membrane protein, with translation MKHRLASQHYRLSTQVLRKPFLLLCITSFFSFPMVNYVNAATAGISIVNQQKEVKGTIYDETNSPVAGATIIVKNSTRGCITDIDGKFTISVSAGDELLVSFLGYQTATIKVSGENNYTVHLKPKVDELDEVTVVAFAKQKKESVISSVTTVKPSELKVPSSNLTTALAGRMSGVIAYQTSGEPGKDDASFFIRGVTTFGYAASPLILIDNVELTSADLARLNVDDIASFSIMKDATATALYGARGANGVILVTTKEGKEGKATVNIRVENSISTPVRTIETADPITYMQLHNEAVRTRNPLGVLPYSQSKIDNTIKNLNSYAFPAVDWYDEMFKKYTMNQRVTANISGGGNVARYYIAASFFNDNGVLNVDKQNNFNSNISLKKYSVRSNININLTKTTEAIIRVNGSFDDYRGPIDGGDALYNKVMKTSPVLFPKTFPNVGEYANNTHLMFGNYGDGTYINPYADMVKGYKDYSRTSIVAQGELKQNLDFITKGLNIRGLISTTRYVYSDVSRYYNPYYYSMGAYDQSKDAYSLTLLNPNGGTEYLNYNEGAKDVTTTNYMEVAMSYNRDFDEHGVSGMLVFTRRTQQNSNAGDLQKSLPYKNQGLSGRFTYSYDKRYFAEFNFGYNGSERFAQNERYGFFPSFGIGYLMSNEKFWKPLEKTISKLKWKFTYGLVGNDAIGDSNDRFFYLSNVNMNDEGKGQDFGTNWGNHINGITVNRYANELITWEKAKKMNIGIELGLFNKLEIQADVFYEKRNSILMTRSFIPSTMGLTADVRANVGAASGKGIDMSVDYSHSINKDLWVTGRANFTYATSKYEKIEEPDYLGAGTPWRSQAGQKLSQRWGFIAERLFIDEADIANSPEQNFGGKLMAGDIKYKDIDKDGEITEADKVPIGYPTTPEITYGFGLSAGYKGWDLSAFFQGNARSSFWIDPNRISPFIDTDDDNNTHSQNALLKVIADSHWSEANRDIYAFWPRLANESIANNTQSSTWWMQDGSFMRLKSLELGYTLPEKWTRKAHISNVRIYLNGTNLLTFSKFKLWDPEMGGNGLGYPIQRVYNIGLSVNF, from the coding sequence ATGAAACATCGATTAGCCAGCCAACATTATCGGCTATCAACACAAGTTTTGAGGAAGCCTTTCCTGCTCTTGTGTATCACAAGCTTTTTCTCTTTCCCTATGGTCAATTATGTAAATGCTGCTACTGCCGGCATAAGCATAGTAAACCAGCAAAAAGAAGTAAAAGGAACTATTTACGATGAAACCAACTCACCCGTAGCCGGTGCAACAATCATCGTTAAAAACTCTACAAGAGGATGCATTACTGACATTGACGGAAAATTCACTATCTCCGTCTCAGCTGGAGATGAGTTGCTGGTCAGCTTCCTCGGGTATCAAACTGCCACAATCAAAGTGTCAGGAGAAAACAATTACACTGTACATTTAAAACCTAAAGTTGACGAACTGGATGAGGTGACAGTTGTAGCCTTTGCAAAACAAAAGAAAGAAAGCGTTATCAGCTCCGTTACCACTGTTAAACCGTCCGAACTGAAAGTACCAAGTAGTAACCTGACAACAGCACTTGCAGGTAGAATGTCAGGAGTGATAGCCTATCAGACGAGCGGTGAACCGGGAAAAGATGATGCCAGTTTTTTCATTCGCGGAGTCACAACTTTTGGCTATGCGGCAAGCCCACTCATCCTGATTGATAATGTAGAACTCACAAGTGCCGATTTAGCACGCCTGAATGTAGATGACATTGCCAGTTTCTCTATCATGAAGGATGCAACAGCCACCGCGTTATATGGAGCAAGAGGTGCCAATGGCGTGATTCTTGTAACGACCAAAGAAGGTAAAGAAGGAAAAGCAACGGTCAACATCAGAGTGGAAAACTCCATCTCTACTCCGGTCCGTACCATTGAAACAGCTGATCCGATCACATATATGCAACTTCATAACGAAGCTGTCAGAACCCGTAATCCTTTGGGAGTATTGCCATATTCCCAGTCGAAAATAGATAACACTATCAAAAATCTAAACTCTTATGCATTTCCAGCTGTAGACTGGTATGATGAGATGTTCAAGAAATACACCATGAACCAGCGTGTAACAGCAAACATCAGTGGAGGTGGTAATGTAGCAAGATATTACATCGCTGCTTCTTTCTTTAATGATAATGGTGTACTGAATGTGGACAAACAAAACAATTTCAATAGCAACATCAGCTTAAAGAAATATTCAGTCCGTTCCAATATCAATATTAACCTGACTAAAACAACAGAAGCTATCATCCGGGTGAACGGTTCATTCGACGATTACCGCGGCCCGATTGACGGTGGGGATGCGCTGTATAACAAAGTTATGAAAACAAGTCCCGTCCTATTCCCCAAAACATTCCCTAACGTAGGTGAGTATGCAAATAATACGCATCTTATGTTCGGTAACTATGGAGACGGTACTTATATAAATCCATATGCCGACATGGTGAAAGGATATAAAGATTACAGTCGTACTTCAATCGTAGCACAAGGAGAACTGAAACAGAACCTTGATTTCATAACAAAAGGGTTGAATATACGAGGCCTCATCAGTACTACCCGTTATGTGTACTCCGACGTTTCCCGCTATTACAATCCTTATTATTACTCTATGGGAGCTTATGATCAGTCGAAGGATGCCTACAGCCTGACTTTACTAAACCCTAATGGTGGTACTGAATATCTGAATTATAATGAGGGAGCTAAAGATGTTACTACCACCAACTACATGGAAGTTGCCATGAGCTACAACCGTGATTTTGATGAACATGGTGTCAGTGGCATGTTGGTATTTACGCGACGTACCCAACAGAACAGCAATGCGGGCGACCTGCAAAAATCATTACCATACAAAAACCAAGGATTATCAGGAAGATTCACCTACTCATACGACAAACGTTACTTCGCAGAATTTAACTTCGGATACAATGGCTCCGAACGTTTCGCCCAGAATGAACGTTACGGCTTCTTCCCTTCTTTCGGTATAGGTTATTTGATGTCAAACGAAAAGTTCTGGAAACCACTTGAAAAAACAATCAGTAAACTAAAATGGAAGTTCACATACGGGCTTGTCGGAAATGATGCCATTGGCGACTCTAATGACCGTTTCTTCTATCTGTCCAATGTCAATATGAATGATGAAGGCAAAGGACAGGATTTTGGAACCAACTGGGGAAATCATATTAACGGTATCACTGTCAACCGTTATGCCAACGAATTAATTACCTGGGAAAAAGCTAAAAAAATGAATATCGGTATTGAGTTAGGCTTATTCAACAAACTGGAAATCCAGGCAGATGTATTCTATGAAAAACGAAATAGTATCCTGATGACCCGTTCATTTATTCCCTCCACTATGGGGCTGACAGCAGATGTACGTGCCAATGTAGGAGCAGCCTCAGGTAAAGGTATCGACATGTCTGTTGATTATTCACATTCCATCAACAAAGACTTGTGGGTTACCGGACGTGCTAACTTCACTTATGCAACAAGCAAATATGAAAAAATAGAAGAACCGGACTATCTGGGCGCAGGTACTCCCTGGAGAAGCCAGGCAGGACAGAAATTAAGCCAGCGATGGGGATTCATTGCAGAACGTCTGTTTATCGATGAAGCGGATATCGCCAACTCACCGGAACAAAACTTTGGCGGTAAGCTTATGGCAGGTGACATCAAATATAAAGATATAGATAAAGACGGCGAAATAACAGAAGCTGATAAAGTGCCCATAGGCTATCCAACCACTCCCGAAATCACCTATGGATTCGGATTATCTGCAGGATATAAGGGGTGGGACCTCTCCGCCTTCTTCCAAGGCAACGCACGCTCATCTTTCTGGATTGATCCCAACCGTATATCACCATTCATCGACACAGATGATGATAACAACACGCATTCACAAAATGCCTTATTAAAAGTCATTGCGGATAGCCACTGGTCGGAAGCGAACAGAGACATCTATGCTTTTTGGCCACGTTTAGCCAACGAAAGCATAGCTAACAATACACAATCCAGTACCTGGTGGATGCAGGATGGTTCATTCATGCGCCTGAAATCTCTGGAATTAGGATATACCTTACCCGAAAAGTGGACCCGAAAAGCCCATATCAGCAATGTCCGCATTTACCTGAACGGAACCAACCTTCTCACATTCAGCAAATTTAAACTGTGGGATCCGGAAATGGGTGGTAATGGCCTTGGATACCCTATCCAAAGAGTATATAATATTGGTTTGAGTGTTAACTTTTAA
- a CDS encoding RagB/SusD family nutrient uptake outer membrane protein produces MKIREILAILAVSTLCGCTDFLDVVPDNIATIEMAFNNRANAEKYLVTCYSRIPLYGNQHENPGLTAGNDIWYYTMEDHYFSNTWAFGIANGLQNVSDPINNYWDGIKGGKPLYQAIRDCNIFIENVSDRSRVTDLNETDRRRWIAEAKTLKAYYHFYLFQLYGPIPIVDVNLPISATEEEVRVKRDKVETVVDYIVNLINEAAGDLPLKIQNEATEMGRLTQPAALAIKAKTLLLAASPLFNGNTDYANFKDWDGEPYFPQEYSTNKWKLAADACEEALKTAIEAGHGLYNFKEESLTKLPDGLMQSMNVRQAVTERFNRELVWGCGKSHTRDLQCHCQPRLAAYQIEKEYTCRGMYAPTLDIAEMFYSSNGVPIEEDKEWISSNDYSERYQVATATEDNKYFVREGYQTAKLNLNREPRFYGTLGFDGSSWYGHGRNNPDDMYYLEAKKGQVSGQSSLALYSITGYYAKKLIYYKNIISETSEVIEEYPFPIVRLADLYLMYAEALNEATENGEFVPAEVYTNIDIVRERSGLEGVVDSWKKYSTNPNKPSTKEGMREIIRKERQIELALEGIRYHDLRRWKLARSTYNNTSVRGWSIDQENTEDYYVIRNIAQKKYSQKDYLWPVKYDDIIKNPNLKQNPGW; encoded by the coding sequence ATGAAAATACGAGAAATACTTGCTATTCTGGCAGTAAGCACACTATGTGGATGTACAGATTTTCTGGATGTTGTGCCGGATAATATAGCAACCATTGAAATGGCATTCAATAATAGGGCCAACGCGGAAAAATATCTGGTCACTTGTTACTCACGCATTCCATTGTATGGCAATCAACATGAAAACCCGGGATTGACCGCAGGTAATGATATTTGGTATTATACCATGGAAGATCATTATTTCAGTAACACGTGGGCATTTGGTATAGCCAACGGATTACAAAATGTCAGCGACCCGATTAATAATTACTGGGATGGTATTAAAGGCGGAAAACCTTTATACCAAGCCATACGTGACTGTAACATCTTTATTGAAAATGTTTCGGACAGAAGCCGGGTTACTGACCTGAATGAAACGGACAGGAGAAGATGGATTGCTGAGGCAAAAACACTAAAAGCTTACTATCATTTCTATTTATTTCAGTTATATGGTCCTATACCTATTGTAGATGTCAATCTCCCCATTTCTGCCACCGAAGAGGAGGTGCGTGTAAAACGAGACAAGGTAGAAACCGTTGTCGACTACATAGTAAATCTGATAAATGAAGCCGCTGGAGATTTACCTTTGAAAATTCAGAATGAGGCTACTGAGATGGGACGTCTCACCCAACCTGCCGCTTTAGCCATCAAAGCCAAAACATTATTATTAGCAGCCAGCCCACTCTTCAATGGAAATACAGACTATGCCAACTTTAAAGATTGGGACGGAGAGCCTTATTTCCCACAGGAATATAGTACCAATAAATGGAAACTGGCGGCCGATGCCTGTGAAGAAGCACTCAAAACAGCAATAGAAGCCGGTCATGGACTTTATAATTTCAAGGAAGAATCACTGACCAAACTGCCTGATGGATTGATGCAATCTATGAACGTGCGACAAGCTGTGACAGAACGCTTTAACAGAGAACTTGTATGGGGATGCGGTAAATCGCATACTCGTGATTTACAATGCCACTGTCAGCCAAGATTAGCCGCTTATCAGATTGAGAAAGAATATACATGCAGAGGAATGTACGCTCCTACTCTCGACATTGCAGAAATGTTCTATTCCAGTAATGGTGTGCCTATTGAGGAAGATAAAGAATGGATCAGCAGCAATGACTATAGTGAACGTTATCAAGTGGCAACAGCTACTGAAGACAATAAATATTTTGTCAGAGAAGGATATCAGACAGCCAAACTTAATCTTAACCGTGAACCCCGTTTTTACGGAACCTTAGGATTTGACGGGTCAAGTTGGTATGGACATGGCAGGAATAATCCGGATGATATGTATTATCTGGAAGCAAAGAAAGGCCAGGTCAGCGGTCAATCTTCCCTTGCACTGTATTCCATCACCGGATATTATGCAAAAAAGCTGATTTACTACAAAAATATCATTTCTGAAACGTCAGAGGTCATTGAAGAGTATCCATTCCCCATCGTCCGTCTGGCCGATCTGTATCTGATGTATGCGGAAGCACTGAATGAAGCAACTGAAAACGGAGAATTTGTACCGGCAGAGGTTTATACCAATATTGACATTGTAAGAGAGCGTTCCGGCTTAGAAGGTGTAGTCGATTCCTGGAAGAAATATTCCACCAACCCCAATAAGCCATCCACCAAAGAAGGTATGCGGGAAATCATACGTAAAGAACGCCAGATCGAATTGGCTCTCGAAGGTATACGATATCATGACCTACGCCGCTGGAAACTTGCCAGAAGTACCTATAATAATACTTCTGTAAGAGGTTGGAGCATCGATCAGGAGAATACGGAAGATTACTACGTAATTCGCAATATCGCTCAAAAGAAATATAGCCAGAAAGACTATTTGTGGCCTGTAAAATATGATGATATTATTAAGAATCCGAATCTAAAACAGAATCCGGGATGGTAA
- a CDS encoding aldose epimerase family protein, whose product MNKLFLLVCTVLIAGCTATTKEELTESGLKRSDFQTEVNGEKTDLFVLKNKNKMEVCVTNFGGRIVSVMVPDKDGNMKDVVLGFDSIQDYIKYPSDFGASIGRYANRINQGRFTLDGMEYQLPQNNYGHCLHGGPKGFQYRVYKGVQKSDRELQLTYLAKDGEEGFPGNLQCTVTMKLTDDNAIDIQYEAETDKPTIVNMTNHSYFNLDGNPSKDNSSYLLTLNADHYTPVDSTFMTTGEIASVEGTPMDFRQPTAIGANINQDFAQLKNGNGIDHNWVLNTQGDINKVCATLESPATGIVLDVYTNEPGIQVYCGNFLDGTLTGKKGIVYNFRTAVCLETQHYPDTPNKPEWPSAVLRPGEKYQSQCIYKFSVRK is encoded by the coding sequence ATGAATAAACTGTTTCTTTTGGTATGTACAGTTCTGATAGCTGGATGTACCGCAACAACAAAAGAAGAACTGACCGAATCCGGATTGAAGCGAAGCGATTTCCAGACAGAAGTCAATGGTGAGAAAACTGACTTATTCGTTCTGAAGAACAAGAACAAGATGGAAGTGTGTGTCACTAATTTCGGAGGCCGTATCGTGTCGGTCATGGTTCCGGATAAGGATGGAAATATGAAGGATGTGGTACTGGGATTTGATTCCATACAGGACTACATCAAATATCCATCTGATTTCGGAGCAAGTATCGGACGATATGCCAATCGTATTAACCAGGGACGCTTCACACTGGATGGTATGGAATATCAATTGCCGCAGAATAACTACGGCCATTGCTTGCATGGCGGTCCGAAAGGTTTCCAATATCGTGTGTACAAAGGGGTACAAAAGAGTGACCGGGAATTGCAACTGACTTATCTGGCAAAGGATGGAGAAGAAGGATTCCCCGGCAATCTGCAATGCACCGTCACCATGAAACTGACGGATGACAACGCCATCGACATACAGTATGAGGCGGAAACAGACAAACCGACCATCGTCAATATGACCAACCACTCTTACTTCAATCTGGATGGCAATCCTTCAAAAGATAATTCAAGTTATCTGTTGACCCTGAACGCCGACCATTATACTCCGGTGGACAGCACTTTCATGACGACCGGCGAAATAGCAAGCGTTGAAGGTACTCCCATGGATTTCAGACAACCTACTGCCATAGGTGCCAACATAAACCAGGACTTCGCACAGTTGAAGAATGGAAATGGCATCGACCACAACTGGGTGCTGAATACTCAAGGAGACATAAATAAAGTATGTGCCACACTCGAATCGCCCGCTACAGGCATCGTTCTGGATGTTTACACCAACGAGCCCGGTATACAGGTTTATTGTGGTAACTTCCTGGACGGCACATTGACCGGCAAGAAGGGGATTGTCTATAATTTCCGTACGGCTGTTTGCCTGGAAACGCAACACTATCCCGACACTCCTAACAAACCGGAGTGGCCGTCGGCTGTGTTACGGCCGGGAGAGAAATATCAGAGCCAGTGCATCTATAAATTCTCGGTACGCAAATAA
- a CDS encoding alpha-L-fucosidase, whose product MKTKILLASLVLSIGTLSAQNYQVPVSEKNEPMMKGKFQPTWESLENYQVPEWFRNAKFGIWAHWGPQCVEGSGDWMARSMYMEGTSEYKHHVEHYGHPSEVGFKDIIPLFKAEKWNPDELVAFYKKIGAQYFFALGNHHDNFDLWDSKYQPWNSKNMGPKRDVLAEWEKAARKYELPFGISFHADHAWTWYEPSQRYDRHGPKAGVPYDGTLTKADGKGKWWEGYDPQDLYAQNHPMSKGSWADGMIHSQWAWGNGACLPTQEYCTNFYDRTVDAINRYNPDLIYFDVTVAPFYPISDAGLKIAAHFYNHNMATHKGKLEAVMLSKILDENQRKAIVWDVERGAPNEIMERPWQSCSCIGGWHYTTSVYENNWYKSASDVAKLLIDIVSKNGNLLLSVPLRADGTFDEKEEKILNEFGEWMNINKEAIYSTRPWEVFGEGPIAEADIKINAQGFNEGAYSKATAQEIRFTQTKKDLYATVLAWPENGNVIIKSLAADSKLFPQKIRKVELLGYGPVRFNRTAEGLSINLPEKKLNNIAPVFKIKK is encoded by the coding sequence ATGAAAACGAAAATTTTATTAGCCTCTTTAGTTCTTTCAATAGGAACCTTATCTGCCCAGAACTATCAGGTTCCGGTTTCAGAAAAGAACGAACCTATGATGAAAGGTAAATTCCAACCTACATGGGAGTCTTTGGAGAATTACCAGGTCCCTGAATGGTTTAGGAACGCAAAATTCGGAATATGGGCACATTGGGGACCTCAGTGTGTAGAAGGTTCAGGCGACTGGATGGCACGCTCCATGTATATGGAAGGAACATCAGAATATAAGCATCATGTAGAGCACTACGGACACCCCTCTGAAGTGGGATTCAAAGACATCATCCCTTTATTTAAAGCAGAAAAATGGAATCCGGATGAACTGGTTGCATTCTATAAGAAAATAGGGGCGCAGTATTTTTTCGCTTTAGGTAACCATCATGATAATTTTGACCTTTGGGACAGTAAATACCAACCATGGAATTCAAAAAATATGGGACCGAAACGTGACGTTTTGGCGGAATGGGAAAAAGCTGCACGCAAGTACGAACTTCCATTTGGTATCAGTTTCCATGCTGACCATGCCTGGACTTGGTACGAACCCTCCCAACGTTATGACAGACACGGACCTAAAGCCGGTGTTCCTTACGATGGCACTTTAACAAAAGCTGACGGCAAAGGTAAATGGTGGGAAGGATACGACCCTCAGGACCTATATGCACAAAACCATCCGATGAGTAAAGGTAGCTGGGCGGATGGCATGATTCATAGCCAATGGGCCTGGGGAAACGGGGCATGCTTGCCTACTCAGGAATACTGCACAAACTTCTATGACCGTACCGTAGATGCCATCAACCGTTATAATCCCGATCTGATTTATTTTGATGTCACCGTAGCCCCATTCTATCCAATCAGTGATGCCGGATTAAAGATTGCGGCCCACTTCTATAACCATAATATGGCAACCCACAAAGGCAAGTTAGAAGCCGTCATGTTGAGTAAGATATTGGATGAAAACCAACGCAAAGCCATCGTTTGGGATGTAGAACGCGGTGCACCCAATGAAATAATGGAGCGACCCTGGCAGTCCTGTTCATGCATTGGCGGATGGCATTACACTACATCTGTCTATGAAAATAACTGGTATAAATCAGCCTCGGATGTCGCAAAACTGTTGATTGACATCGTAAGTAAGAATGGTAATCTGCTTCTCAGTGTTCCATTACGGGCCGATGGTACGTTTGATGAAAAAGAAGAAAAGATACTGAATGAATTCGGTGAGTGGATGAATATTAATAAAGAAGCTATCTACAGCACCCGACCTTGGGAAGTATTCGGCGAAGGTCCGATAGCGGAAGCTGATATTAAAATCAATGCACAAGGATTCAACGAAGGAGCATATAGCAAAGCTACGGCACAAGAGATCCGTTTCACCCAAACCAAGAAGGATTTATATGCCACGGTTCTGGCCTGGCCGGAAAATGGAAATGTAATCATCAAATCATTAGCTGCCGACAGCAAACTATTTCCGCAAAAGATAAGGAAGGTAGAACTGCTCGGATATGGACCGGTACGGTTCAACCGCACAGCAGAAGGGCTTTCCATTAATCTGCCGGAGAAAAAGCTCAATAATATAGCTCCTGTATTCAAGATAAAGAAATAA
- a CDS encoding helix-turn-helix domain-containing protein, whose product MALLVDKLHPLVLNVGLAVHNADWNWKNVNSPFTRLYYITEGTAQIQLSGGIQILKPNYLYFIPAFTVHSYICNSYFCHYYLHIYEEHQSDSNLLDEWEFPVEIPAGDLDLALFQRLCAINPHMSLPKSDPASYDNNSMLMQNLLKNKQRALCDKVESRGIVYQLLAHFLKRAQAKVETKDDRIEKAILYIRKHIYETIDLATLAENSCLSKDHFIRLFKKETGVTPSKYINQKKIEKAQLILVTDEMSVKNVAFALSFDDYSYFNRLFKKTTGLTPQEYRNSYH is encoded by the coding sequence ATGGCACTATTAGTTGATAAACTACACCCTTTGGTATTAAATGTAGGTTTGGCTGTACACAATGCAGATTGGAATTGGAAGAATGTAAATAGTCCGTTTACACGTTTATATTACATAACGGAAGGAACTGCCCAGATACAGTTATCAGGAGGTATACAGATATTAAAGCCTAATTATTTGTATTTCATTCCGGCATTCACTGTGCATAGCTATATCTGTAACTCTTATTTCTGTCATTACTACCTGCACATTTATGAAGAACATCAGTCAGATTCTAATTTATTAGATGAGTGGGAGTTTCCGGTTGAGATACCTGCCGGAGATTTAGATTTGGCTTTGTTTCAGCGTCTATGTGCAATAAACCCTCACATGAGTTTGCCTAAGTCGGACCCTGCAAGTTATGATAATAACTCGATGCTCATGCAGAACCTTCTGAAAAATAAGCAACGGGCATTATGCGACAAGGTTGAGTCGCGTGGCATAGTGTACCAGTTGCTGGCACATTTCCTGAAACGTGCGCAAGCTAAGGTAGAAACTAAAGATGACCGGATAGAGAAAGCTATTCTTTATATACGTAAACACATATACGAGACTATAGACCTGGCAACATTGGCCGAAAACTCATGTTTGTCGAAAGACCATTTTATCCGTCTGTTCAAGAAAGAAACTGGCGTTACTCCTTCAAAGTATATCAATCAGAAGAAAATAGAGAAAGCACAGCTTATTTTAGTGACTGATGAGATGTCCGTTAAGAATGTGGCTTTTGCCCTCTCCTTCGATGACTATTCTTATTTTAACCGGCTCTTTAAAAAGACAACAGGGCTGACTCCACAGGAATATCGTAACTCTTATCATTAA
- a CDS encoding glycosyl hydrolase family 8 — protein MKNLFYLLLCLIAGTSCSQADSTKPWNKGAFETQKYRNLFAEIGYKQADIDAKLQSVFDDVFYGPDKVYFEVGDSMAYISDIKNHDVRTEGMSYGLMIAVQFDRKDIFDRLWRWGTKYMQHQEGPLKGYFAWSCKTDGTRNSQGPASDGELYYVTALIFASNRWGNDTGINYLAEAQNILNCSMEKDGTDRVMPFINVEHKLITFVPDIHGGRFTDPSYHVPAFYEVWARWANDGRADFWRECAEHSREYLHKSIHPVTGLNPDYNNYDGSLLGNNRIIGDAFRFDSWRVPMNMALDYSWTCADKEWQQEYGNKIQDFLYSQGIDTFVDQYNVDGTQVKDTLGAGGYKALRHSLGLVATSAAASLMCTHEKSREFVDKLWNAKHEPYEDGYFDAYYDGLLRLFAFMHLSGNYRIIFPEK, from the coding sequence ATGAAGAACTTATTTTACCTCCTCCTCTGCCTCATCGCCGGAACATCGTGCAGCCAGGCAGATTCGACAAAGCCCTGGAATAAAGGCGCTTTCGAAACACAGAAGTACCGGAATCTCTTCGCCGAGATAGGTTATAAACAAGCAGACATCGACGCCAAACTCCAATCCGTTTTTGACGATGTATTCTATGGCCCCGACAAAGTATATTTTGAAGTAGGCGATTCTATGGCATATATCAGCGACATCAAAAACCATGATGTCCGTACCGAGGGTATGTCCTACGGATTAATGATTGCAGTCCAGTTCGATCGTAAGGATATCTTCGACCGCCTCTGGCGATGGGGCACAAAGTACATGCAGCATCAGGAAGGCCCATTGAAAGGCTATTTCGCCTGGAGCTGCAAGACGGACGGTACCCGTAACTCCCAAGGCCCCGCCTCCGACGGAGAGCTTTACTATGTAACCGCCCTCATCTTCGCCTCCAACCGTTGGGGAAACGACACCGGCATCAACTACCTTGCCGAAGCCCAGAATATCCTGAACTGTTCCATGGAGAAAGATGGTACAGACCGTGTAATGCCTTTCATCAATGTGGAGCATAAGCTCATCACCTTCGTTCCGGACATACATGGCGGACGATTTACCGACCCGTCTTACCATGTACCCGCTTTCTACGAAGTATGGGCACGCTGGGCCAATGACGGCAGAGCTGATTTCTGGCGCGAATGTGCCGAACACAGCCGTGAATATCTGCATAAAAGTATCCACCCCGTAACCGGACTAAACCCCGATTACAACAACTACGACGGCAGTCTGTTGGGCAATAACCGCATCATCGGCGACGCTTTCCGCTTTGACTCCTGGCGCGTACCCATGAACATGGCTTTAGATTATTCCTGGACCTGTGCCGATAAAGAATGGCAGCAGGAATACGGAAATAAAATTCAGGATTTCCTTTACAGCCAGGGTATTGATACCTTTGTAGATCAGTATAACGTAGACGGCACGCAAGTAAAAGATACCCTTGGAGCCGGAGGATATAAGGCACTGAGACACTCATTAGGTCTTGTAGCCACTTCCGCCGCGGCTTCACTGATGTGTACCCACGAGAAAAGCCGTGAGTTTGTAGATAAGTTGTGGAACGCAAAGCATGAACCGTATGAGGATGGTTACTTCGATGCATACTATGACGGGCTGCTCCGCCTTTTCGCTTTCATGCACCTGAGCGGGAATTACCGGATTATCTTCCCGGAAAAGTAA